The following proteins are co-located in the Clostridiales bacterium genome:
- a CDS encoding acyl-CoA thioesterase, with the protein MKYYKISHLVKSEDLNHHGTLFAGRSAEWLVEAAFVAAASQHGRPQDVLCVNIHGFTFTKPVQKGDIITFYSRVAKVGTTSITVYVKVMSEIHGTTHVDGYLTFVCVEPDTKRKRPHGIVMDETTDEEEIQIRQRAETLSH; encoded by the coding sequence ATGAAATACTACAAAATATCTCATCTTGTAAAGTCAGAGGATTTAAATCACCACGGAACTTTGTTCGCAGGGCGTTCCGCCGAGTGGCTTGTGGAAGCAGCCTTTGTTGCTGCCGCATCGCAGCATGGAAGACCTCAGGATGTACTTTGCGTAAACATACATGGCTTTACATTTACAAAACCGGTTCAAAAGGGCGATATCATCACATTTTATTCAAGGGTTGCAAAGGTTGGAACAACCAGTATCACCGTATATGTTAAAGTCATGTCTGAAATTCACGGAACAACTCATGTAGACGGATACCTAACCTTTGTTTGTGTGGAGCCGGATACAAAACGTAAGAGGCCCCACGGGATCGTAATGGATGAGACTACCGATGAGGAGGAAATCCAGATCAGACAGAGAGCAGAGACGCTGAGCCATTAA
- a CDS encoding methylmalonyl-CoA carboxyltransferase: MNKLEDLRTKKAAIALGGGQKRIDAQHKQGKLTARERLDLLFDEGSFVEIDVFVSHRCNNFDMADKHAPGDGVVTGYGTVDGRLVFAYAQDFTVLGGSLGEYHAEKIVKVQGMALKMGAPIIGLNDSGGARIQEGVNALSGFGKIFYNNTISSGVIPQISVIMGPCAGGAVYSPAITDFVFMVDKTSQMFITGPQVIKTVTGEDISAEKLGGAMTHNSISGVAHFIGKDDAETLVQVRNLLSYLPSNNLETAPVYATGDDSNRLIPEFNEIIPENPNKAYDIYEVIRKLADNGEIYDVMPHYAKNIVTCYIRLDGQTVGVIANQPKFAAGCLDINASDKAARFIRRCDAFNTPLLTIEDVPGFLPGTDQEYGGIIRHGAKMLYAYCEATVPKVTMILRKAYGGAYIGMCNKELGADLVLAWPSAQIAVMGAEGAANIVFKNDISAAADPVAKRQEKVAEYEEKFNNPYRAAEMGYVDDIIEPATARQRVISAFDMLASKRQSLPAKKHGNIPL, encoded by the coding sequence ATGAACAAGCTTGAAGATCTTCGCACAAAAAAGGCAGCAATCGCCCTTGGCGGAGGACAGAAAAGAATTGATGCTCAGCACAAGCAAGGAAAGCTGACAGCAAGAGAAAGACTGGATCTTCTGTTTGACGAAGGCAGCTTCGTAGAAATTGACGTATTCGTATCACACAGATGCAACAATTTCGACATGGCCGATAAGCATGCTCCCGGAGATGGGGTGGTGACCGGTTATGGTACAGTTGACGGAAGACTTGTATTTGCTTATGCACAGGATTTTACTGTTCTTGGAGGTTCTCTCGGCGAATATCATGCGGAGAAGATCGTTAAAGTTCAGGGTATGGCACTTAAAATGGGAGCACCAATTATTGGTCTTAACGATTCCGGTGGTGCCAGAATTCAGGAAGGAGTCAACGCACTTTCTGGATTTGGAAAGATTTTCTACAACAATACGATTTCTTCCGGAGTGATCCCGCAGATCTCAGTGATCATGGGTCCCTGTGCCGGAGGCGCTGTATATTCCCCGGCCATCACAGATTTTGTATTCATGGTAGATAAGACAAGCCAGATGTTCATTACCGGCCCACAGGTCATTAAGACCGTAACGGGAGAGGACATCTCTGCTGAGAAGCTCGGCGGTGCTATGACCCATAACTCTATCAGCGGTGTTGCCCATTTCATAGGGAAAGACGATGCGGAGACCCTTGTGCAGGTAAGAAATCTCCTCAGCTATCTACCGTCCAATAATCTTGAGACAGCTCCGGTATATGCAACCGGTGATGATTCCAACAGACTGATACCGGAATTCAATGAAATCATTCCAGAGAATCCCAATAAGGCTTATGATATCTATGAAGTCATCAGAAAACTCGCAGACAACGGCGAGATTTATGATGTCATGCCGCATTATGCAAAGAATATCGTAACCTGCTATATCAGATTGGATGGTCAAACTGTCGGAGTAATCGCGAACCAACCCAAATTTGCGGCAGGCTGTCTCGACATTAATGCTTCAGACAAAGCGGCTAGATTTATTCGCAGATGTGATGCGTTCAATACGCCTCTTCTTACCATTGAGGACGTTCCCGGCTTCCTTCCCGGAACAGATCAGGAATATGGCGGAATTATCAGACACGGTGCGAAGATGCTCTATGCATACTGTGAAGCAACGGTACCGAAGGTCACAATGATTCTGAGAAAAGCTTATGGCGGTGCATACATCGGCATGTGTAATAAGGAACTGGGAGCTGATCTGGTGCTCGCATGGCCTAGTGCGCAGATCGCTGTAATGGGAGCAGAAGGCGCGGCAAACATCGTGTTCAAAAACGATATCAGCGCAGCGGCTGATCCAGTCGCCAAGAGGCAGGAAAAAGTTGCTGAGTACGAAGAAAAATTCAATAATCCTTATCGGGCTGCTGAAATGGGTTATGTAGACGATATCATCGAACCTGCGACGGCGCGACAGAGAGTCATCAGTGCGTTTGACATGCTTGCATCCAAGAGACAGTCACTGCCGGCTAAGAAGCACGGAAATATTCCGCTGTAA